Proteins from one Pygocentrus nattereri isolate fPygNat1 chromosome 16, fPygNat1.pri, whole genome shotgun sequence genomic window:
- the cplx4a gene encoding complexin-4a, which translates to MAFLIKSMVGNPLKGMGLGGGEEKAEAETPKDPAAAAGMTREEYEEYQKQLVEEKMERDADFLHKKAERATLRVCLREKYRLPKSEQDENMIQMAGDDVDVPEELLKMVDEDATEEEEKDSIMGQIQNLQNMDMDQIKEKASATLTEMKSKAEEKCSVM; encoded by the exons ATGGCTTTTCTCATCAAGAGTATGGTGGGGAACCCTCTGAAGGGCATGGGCCTtgggggaggagaggagaaggcCGAAGCGGAGACCCCAAAAGACCCCGCAGCAGCTGCAGGAATGACTAGAGAAGAATATGAGGAGTACCAGAAACAGCTGGTGGAGGAGAA gatggagagagatgcAGACTTCCTGCACAAGAAAGCAGAGCGGGCGACCCTCAGGGTGTGCCTCAGAGAGAAGTACAGGCTGCCAAAG agTGAGCAGGATGAGAATATGATTCAGATGGCTGGGGATGATGTGGATGTGCCTGAGGAGCTGCTGAAAATGGTGGACGAGGACGCtacagaagaagaggaaaaagactCCATTATGGGCCAGATTCAGAACCTGCAGAACATGGACATGGACCAGATCAAAGAGAAGGCCTCTGCCACGCTTACCGAGATGAAGAGCAAGGCGGAGGAGAAATGCTCTGTCATGTAA